Proteins found in one Pontibacter sp. SGAir0037 genomic segment:
- the hrpB gene encoding ATP-dependent helicase HrpB, which produces MPFNPFTIDLPVREIIPAVREHLAAQNTLIVNAPPGAGKSTLLPLALLNEAWLQNQKIVMLEPRRLAAKTIAERLAQLLGEEVGQTVGYRIRFENRTSAATRIEVVTEGILTRMIHSDRGLQGVGLVIFDEFHERSIHADVAMALSREAQNTLRPDLRLMVMSATLDMPQLTKMLNAPVAQSMGRQYPVETFYMGDADERMLPEMTAKVVRQAVEEKDGDVLVFLPGENDIRKVEELLRRQLREFKIHPLFGMLPFNKQLAAILPDRSGKRKVVLSTSIAETSLTIEGISIVVDTGFGKTSRFDPKSGLSRLETVRISKDAADQRAGRAGRLGPGTAYRMWSKTTHERMAPHRTPEIMEADLSNLVLDMAQWGITDIRGLTWLNPPPRAALAYATDMLHQLQALEHGRITEHGKKMHTLPCHPRIAHMLLKAEETDQVALASDIAAVLEERDPLDRNAGIDINLRVEALRRYRKEKGQGKRFGKIEKIARSYRQLFEVEAENSSFDDYETGVLLAHCYPERIAYARPGNNAQFQLASGQYASAGHRDDLAHEPWLAIAHLHAGTGDNQGRIFLASPLNPRDLAPLVKQQESYHWDLNDGELTASMDTRIGSIILQSKPLPAPDEKHRVPAISEAIKLEGEHLLDFNEELTQWQNRVGSLRKWRPAEGWPDVSTSTLLLTNRDWLWPHLFDIEHPDELMELELLPILEKKYLTAEQRARLEILAPASIALPDGSGIELEYRANGEQPKLEIRLQDVLGWESSPTVDDGEMTVELALLTPELKSITTVSDLAAFWKGNYRVIKRQLEVVFPEVDWERR; this is translated from the coding sequence TTGCCTTTCAACCCATTTACCATAGACTTACCCGTTCGGGAAATTATACCTGCAGTTAGGGAGCACCTGGCGGCGCAGAATACCCTCATCGTAAACGCCCCTCCAGGAGCGGGTAAAAGTACCCTGCTGCCGCTGGCTTTACTCAACGAGGCTTGGCTGCAGAACCAGAAGATCGTGATGCTGGAGCCGCGGCGTTTGGCGGCCAAAACCATTGCCGAGCGACTGGCGCAGCTGCTGGGCGAGGAGGTGGGCCAGACCGTCGGGTACCGCATCCGTTTCGAGAACCGCACCTCCGCCGCTACCCGCATCGAGGTCGTAACCGAGGGCATCCTCACCCGCATGATCCACAGCGACCGTGGGCTGCAGGGGGTGGGCCTGGTGATCTTCGACGAGTTTCATGAGCGCAGCATCCATGCCGATGTCGCTATGGCTCTGAGCCGCGAGGCTCAAAACACATTGCGCCCCGATCTGCGCCTGATGGTGATGTCGGCCACCCTGGATATGCCCCAACTCACGAAAATGCTCAACGCCCCCGTGGCGCAAAGCATGGGGCGGCAGTACCCCGTAGAAACCTTTTACATGGGTGATGCCGATGAGCGCATGCTGCCCGAAATGACGGCCAAAGTAGTGCGGCAGGCCGTGGAGGAAAAAGACGGCGACGTGCTGGTGTTTCTGCCTGGCGAAAACGATATCCGAAAGGTAGAGGAGCTCCTGCGCAGGCAGCTGCGGGAGTTTAAGATTCACCCGCTGTTTGGTATGCTGCCTTTTAACAAACAGCTGGCCGCCATCTTGCCCGACCGCAGCGGCAAGCGCAAAGTAGTGCTGTCCACCAGCATTGCCGAAACCAGCTTAACCATAGAGGGCATTTCGATTGTAGTGGATACGGGCTTCGGCAAAACCTCCCGCTTCGATCCGAAGTCGGGCTTATCCAGGCTCGAAACGGTGCGCATCTCCAAAGACGCAGCCGACCAGCGCGCAGGCCGTGCGGGTCGGCTGGGCCCCGGCACCGCCTACCGTATGTGGAGCAAAACCACCCACGAGCGCATGGCCCCGCACCGCACCCCCGAGATCATGGAAGCCGACCTGTCGAACCTGGTGCTCGACATGGCGCAGTGGGGCATTACCGATATCCGGGGCCTTACCTGGCTGAACCCGCCACCGCGCGCAGCCCTGGCCTACGCCACCGACATGCTGCACCAGCTGCAGGCCTTGGAGCATGGCCGCATCACCGAGCACGGCAAAAAGATGCACACGCTGCCTTGCCACCCGCGCATTGCGCACATGCTGCTCAAAGCCGAGGAAACCGACCAGGTGGCGCTGGCCTCCGACATTGCCGCCGTGCTGGAAGAGCGCGACCCGCTGGACCGCAACGCAGGAATCGATATTAATTTAAGGGTAGAAGCCCTGCGTCGCTACCGCAAAGAAAAAGGCCAGGGCAAGCGTTTCGGCAAGATTGAGAAAATTGCCCGATCTTACCGCCAGCTGTTCGAGGTAGAAGCCGAAAACAGCTCCTTCGACGACTACGAAACAGGCGTGCTGCTGGCGCACTGCTACCCCGAGCGTATCGCCTACGCCCGCCCTGGCAACAACGCGCAGTTTCAGCTGGCCAGTGGGCAATATGCCTCCGCTGGTCACCGCGATGATCTGGCCCATGAGCCCTGGCTGGCCATCGCGCACCTGCACGCGGGTACAGGCGATAACCAAGGCCGCATATTCCTGGCCTCGCCGCTCAACCCCCGCGACCTGGCTCCGCTCGTAAAGCAGCAGGAAAGCTACCATTGGGATTTGAACGACGGAGAACTTACGGCCTCTATGGACACGCGCATCGGCAGTATTATACTGCAAAGCAAGCCGCTGCCAGCGCCGGACGAAAAGCACCGTGTACCTGCCATCTCCGAAGCCATCAAACTGGAGGGCGAACACCTGCTGGACTTTAACGAGGAGCTTACGCAGTGGCAGAACCGCGTGGGGAGCCTGCGCAAATGGCGCCCCGCCGAAGGCTGGCCCGACGTCAGCACCAGCACTTTGCTCCTAACGAACCGGGACTGGCTGTGGCCTCATTTGTTCGACATAGAGCACCCCGACGAACTGATGGAACTGGAACTGCTGCCGATACTGGAAAAGAAGTATTTAACAGCAGAACAGCGTGCAAGGCTGGAGATATTGGCTCCGGCAAGTATAGCTTTACCCGATGGCTCCGGTATAGAATTGGAATATCGGGCAAATGGTGAGCAACCGAAATTAGAGATACGACTGCAGGATGTGCTGGGCTGGGAGAGTAGCCCGACTGTGGATGATGGAGAGATGACGGTGGAGCTGGCCCTGCTTACCCCGGAGCTAAAGTCTATTACCACCGTATCAGATCTGGCTGCTTTCTGGAAAGGCAATTATCGCGTCATCAAACGGCAGCTGGAAGTAGTGTTTCCGGAGGTAGATTGGGAGCGTAGATAA
- a CDS encoding transposase: protein MAHPERKRNRLSGYDYSSEGLYFVTSCVQDRVHAFGEVVEGEMRLNRFGLIAEQQWYWLHERYPNVVLHEFVVMPNHIHGIIQLDNSTTSTPLSEKGPVPPGAIGRPEHGLTTLTSPGSKPKSISGIMGAYKTTSSKLIRQAGMPEFAWQRSFHDHIIRNNIAYNNIADYILNNPSLWHKDKFHI, encoded by the coding sequence ATGGCACATCCGGAACGAAAGCGAAATAGGTTAAGCGGGTATGATTATAGCAGCGAAGGGCTGTATTTTGTAACGTCGTGTGTTCAGGATCGGGTACATGCGTTTGGAGAGGTGGTTGAGGGCGAAATGCGCTTGAACAGATTTGGTCTAATAGCAGAACAACAATGGTATTGGCTGCATGAGCGTTATCCGAATGTAGTGCTGCATGAGTTTGTCGTGATGCCTAACCACATTCATGGCATTATTCAACTCGATAACTCCACAACAAGTACACCACTTTCGGAAAAGGGGCCAGTTCCACCTGGAGCAATAGGACGGCCGGAGCATGGGCTAACCACACTGACATCACCAGGCAGTAAGCCTAAATCCATTTCCGGAATTATGGGCGCTTACAAAACAACTTCTTCTAAATTGATTCGACAGGCAGGTATGCCTGAGTTCGCCTGGCAACGTTCTTTTCACGACCACATCATTCGAAACAACATCGCCTACAATAATATTGCTGATTACATTCTGAACAACCCATCCCTGTGGCACAAAGATAAATTTCATATTTAA
- a CDS encoding type II toxin-antitoxin system HipA family toxin: MAFPEITTCPGTLAAGFHSYSRTSLVRVFDGKKVSHVLPYNAPQASEEDAEKFIENRKRISISGVQEKLSLVLDKNKLRLTQPDEQGTYILKPIPRDLRKVQQVPANEHLTMQIARQVYGIQTAENALTFFQNGEPAYITKRFDVKPDGSKYAVEDFASLAGRTSETGGPDFKYDYTYEALAGLVKRYIAASVVELEKLFSLIVFNYLFSNGDAHLKNFSIIETPNGDYVLSPAYDLINTRIHVDDSYLALKGGLFEDDYETESFAANGYYAYDDFYEFGLRIGIRESRVIKLLNLYRAEQKAVNDLVSRSFLDSETKTLYMEQYRTNLKALSYSYRQLM, translated from the coding sequence ATGGCTTTCCCTGAAATAACTACTTGTCCGGGTACATTGGCAGCGGGTTTTCATAGCTACAGCCGTACGAGCTTGGTGCGCGTTTTCGACGGCAAAAAGGTAAGTCATGTATTACCCTATAATGCACCGCAGGCAAGCGAAGAAGATGCGGAGAAGTTTATAGAGAACCGCAAGCGCATCTCTATTTCAGGCGTGCAGGAGAAACTCTCGCTCGTGTTGGACAAAAACAAACTGAGGCTGACACAGCCAGATGAGCAGGGTACGTATATTCTAAAACCCATTCCCCGCGACCTCCGGAAGGTGCAGCAGGTGCCTGCCAACGAGCACCTAACCATGCAGATCGCACGGCAGGTATACGGTATACAGACAGCTGAAAATGCGTTAACCTTTTTCCAAAACGGAGAGCCAGCCTACATCACGAAGCGCTTCGATGTGAAGCCGGATGGAAGTAAATATGCCGTAGAAGACTTTGCCTCGCTGGCCGGCAGGACCTCCGAAACAGGCGGGCCCGATTTTAAGTACGACTATACCTACGAAGCACTGGCTGGGCTGGTCAAACGTTACATAGCAGCTTCCGTCGTAGAACTGGAAAAGCTATTTTCATTGATCGTGTTCAATTACCTGTTCTCGAATGGCGATGCGCACCTGAAGAATTTCAGCATCATCGAAACACCCAACGGCGATTATGTGCTAAGTCCTGCCTATGACCTGATTAACACCCGGATTCATGTAGATGATTCGTATCTGGCCCTGAAAGGAGGCCTGTTTGAGGACGATTATGAAACAGAAAGTTTTGCAGCTAACGGCTACTATGCCTACGACGACTTTTATGAGTTCGGACTGCGCATCGGCATTCGGGAATCCAGAGTCATCAAACTATTAAACTTGTATCGGGCAGAGCAGAAAGCCGTAAACGATTTGGTCTCACGGAGCTTTCTGGATAGCGAAACAAAAACCCTATACATGGAGCAGTATCGCACAAACCTCAAGGCGCTTAGCTATTCCTATAGACAATTGATGTAA
- a CDS encoding HipA N-terminal domain-containing protein codes for MRQAEIYRNGTLAGVITQYPEKRYEFRYTDEWFQNNALPAISLTLPKTQQVYQSDHLFPFFFNMLSEGVNRQLQARQLRIDEKDYFGLLIATAGADTIGAVTVKPLV; via the coding sequence ATGCGGCAAGCGGAAATATATAGAAACGGTACTTTAGCCGGAGTGATCACCCAATACCCCGAAAAACGGTACGAATTCAGGTATACAGATGAGTGGTTTCAGAACAATGCGCTACCCGCCATCAGTCTGACCTTGCCCAAAACGCAGCAGGTATACCAGTCCGATCATTTGTTTCCTTTTTTCTTCAACATGCTTTCAGAAGGGGTAAACCGCCAGCTGCAGGCCCGTCAGCTCAGGATAGATGAAAAGGATTATTTCGGCCTGCTCATAGCCACTGCAGGAGCCGATACCATTGGGGCTGTTACCGTAAAACCATTAGTTTAA
- a CDS encoding helix-turn-helix domain-containing protein has protein sequence MLVKELGEQIKRRRDMLHITQPDLAELADINVNTLYRIETGKANPTLKVLHKLAEVLGMELKLEVKKPNL, from the coding sequence ATGTTGGTAAAAGAACTTGGGGAGCAGATTAAGCGCAGGCGCGACATGCTGCACATCACGCAGCCCGACTTGGCAGAACTAGCCGATATCAACGTTAATACCCTGTATCGGATCGAAACAGGCAAAGCCAATCCGACGCTCAAGGTCTTGCACAAGCTGGCAGAAGTGCTTGGTATGGAGCTAAAGCTGGAAGTAAAGAAACCCAACCTGTAA
- a CDS encoding helix-turn-helix domain-containing protein has product METTMKPVHIGKKISRIRELRGIKQESLAHELGVSQQTVSRIEASEAVEEETLAKIAKVLDVNPEAIKNYSDDAVVNFFNTFNDTTISGPSFNNHCSIAFNPIEKLMDVMEENKKLYERLLQSEKEKLQFEREKVELMERLLKKE; this is encoded by the coding sequence ATGGAAACGACTATGAAACCGGTGCACATCGGAAAAAAAATCAGCCGCATCCGGGAGCTTCGCGGAATTAAGCAGGAAAGCCTTGCCCACGAGCTGGGCGTGAGCCAGCAAACGGTGTCGCGCATTGAGGCAAGCGAGGCGGTAGAGGAAGAGACTTTGGCAAAAATTGCGAAAGTGCTGGATGTTAATCCCGAAGCTATAAAAAATTATAGCGATGATGCTGTTGTCAATTTCTTTAATACGTTTAATGACACTACAATTAGTGGCCCATCATTCAATAATCACTGCTCTATAGCTTTCAATCCGATTGAAAAGTTAATGGATGTAATGGAGGAAAACAAAAAGCTCTACGAGCGGTTACTGCAGAGTGAAAAGGAGAAATTACAGTTCGAGCGGGAGAAGGTGGAATTGATGGAGCGGCTGCTGAAGAAAGAGTAA
- the treF gene encoding alpha,alpha-trehalase TreF: MRAIEPPQIYSVVPAILPPDQLFGPLFHDVQMNHVFPDSITFADCFPKRAPEEILSLYEIEKHKKDFDLGNFVDEYFEIPSPIKTDYESNQQLPVTEHIKQLWPLLTRSSQTNCSMLPVPRSYIVPGGRFRGLYYWDSYFTILGLQCAGEHELIRDMVENFAHLIDAYGHIPNANRSYYLTRSQPPFFARMIRLLAEIDGPDALTQYLPHMQKEYNYWMDGYFRLSEKETCFRRVIRLPDGSILNRYWDDLPAPRPESYVEDVEMAHHAASDGVEPGTLYRHIRAACESGWDFTCRWFREETNMETIHTTDIVPVDLNCLLYDLEVTLSEAYAHSSFSEPSSYFLQKAEKRKKAMLKYFWNEDRGFYMDYDSESNKSTTILSLAGVFPLFFKIAGKEQAQQVHEQIVSSFLKKGGVVSSLHESGQQWDYPNGWAPLQYMTYVGLRNYVFDDTAEELKRRWIALNDQVFKATGKMMEKYNVVDPDSEAGGGEYPNQDGFGWTNGIYLWMINN; this comes from the coding sequence ATGAGAGCTATAGAGCCCCCACAGATTTACAGCGTCGTTCCGGCCATTTTACCACCCGATCAGTTATTCGGACCTCTATTTCACGATGTGCAGATGAATCATGTTTTCCCTGATTCCATCACGTTTGCAGACTGTTTTCCCAAGCGTGCCCCGGAAGAAATTCTAAGTTTATATGAAATCGAAAAGCATAAGAAGGATTTCGATCTGGGGAATTTTGTTGATGAGTATTTTGAGATTCCCTCTCCTATAAAAACTGATTATGAAAGTAACCAGCAACTGCCGGTTACGGAGCATATAAAACAACTGTGGCCTCTGCTAACGCGCTCCTCACAAACGAATTGCTCTATGTTGCCTGTCCCCAGATCCTACATCGTTCCTGGCGGAAGGTTTAGAGGCTTGTATTACTGGGACAGCTACTTTACCATTTTAGGCCTGCAATGTGCCGGGGAGCATGAACTGATCAGGGACATGGTAGAAAATTTTGCTCATTTAATTGATGCCTATGGCCATATTCCGAATGCAAACCGAAGTTATTACCTGACACGTTCACAGCCTCCGTTTTTTGCCCGGATGATACGGCTGCTTGCTGAAATTGATGGACCGGATGCATTGACGCAATACCTTCCCCACATGCAAAAAGAATATAATTACTGGATGGACGGGTACTTTCGCCTTTCGGAAAAGGAGACTTGTTTTCGCAGAGTAATCCGGCTCCCAGATGGCAGTATTTTGAACCGTTACTGGGACGACCTTCCGGCCCCTCGTCCTGAATCGTATGTGGAGGATGTTGAAATGGCCCATCATGCAGCCTCGGATGGCGTGGAGCCCGGAACACTTTACCGGCATATAAGGGCTGCCTGTGAATCTGGCTGGGACTTTACCTGCCGTTGGTTCAGAGAAGAGACCAATATGGAAACTATTCACACAACCGATATAGTACCTGTCGATCTAAACTGCCTGCTGTACGATCTTGAAGTAACTCTATCGGAAGCGTATGCGCACAGCTCTTTTTCTGAGCCTTCTTCTTATTTCCTCCAAAAGGCAGAGAAGCGTAAAAAGGCCATGCTCAAGTACTTCTGGAATGAGGACAGGGGATTTTACATGGATTATGATTCAGAATCGAACAAGTCCACTACTATCCTATCGCTGGCAGGGGTATTTCCGCTGTTTTTCAAAATTGCCGGCAAAGAACAGGCACAGCAGGTGCACGAACAGATCGTCAGCAGTTTCTTGAAAAAGGGTGGCGTCGTTTCTTCTCTCCACGAGAGTGGCCAGCAATGGGATTATCCGAACGGCTGGGCCCCGCTGCAGTACATGACATATGTGGGGCTTCGAAATTATGTCTTTGATGATACCGCTGAAGAATTAAAAAGGCGATGGATTGCCCTAAACGACCAGGTTTTTAAAGCAACCGGCAAGATGATGGAAAAATACAATGTGGTAGACCCCGACTCGGAAGCCGGAGGAGGAGAATACCCAAACCAGGATGGCTTTGGCTGGACGAACGGCATCTATCTCTGGATGATAAATAATTAA
- a CDS encoding DUF5996 family protein yields the protein MKSSWPVLSYAEAKPTYETIHLWTQVVGKIKLSKMPWLNHSWHVTLQVTPTGLSTSGITDGNNHFQIDFDFVDHKLKIRNHLGQHRQFQLQGISVADFYKKVLQGLEELQIKAEINKTPCELIDSIPFDQDYTHNTYHAEHAAALHRALLEMQNVFQKFRAGFKGKCSPVHFFWGAADLAVTRFSGRRAPKHPGGVPNLPDWVAQEAYSHEVSSCGFWPGSEPVNYPAFYSYAYPEPAGFKEAPVEPEAAFYHPELGEFILPYDAVRQAEDPEKALLQFLHSTYSAAADLAEWDREALELDMSKP from the coding sequence ATGAAATCAAGCTGGCCTGTACTATCCTATGCAGAAGCAAAACCCACTTACGAAACCATACACCTATGGACACAGGTCGTGGGAAAGATAAAACTAAGTAAAATGCCCTGGCTCAACCACTCTTGGCATGTTACGCTGCAGGTAACCCCCACTGGTCTCAGTACCTCCGGCATCACCGATGGTAACAACCATTTTCAGATTGATTTTGATTTTGTGGACCACAAGCTGAAGATTCGGAACCATCTGGGGCAGCATCGGCAGTTTCAGTTGCAGGGCATTTCGGTGGCCGACTTTTACAAAAAGGTGCTGCAGGGCCTGGAGGAATTGCAGATAAAAGCTGAAATTAACAAAACGCCGTGTGAGCTGATAGATTCCATTCCGTTCGACCAAGACTACACCCACAACACTTATCATGCCGAACACGCCGCTGCTCTGCACCGGGCACTGCTGGAAATGCAAAACGTTTTCCAGAAATTCAGGGCCGGGTTTAAGGGCAAGTGCAGCCCGGTGCATTTTTTTTGGGGAGCCGCCGACCTGGCCGTTACCAGGTTTTCGGGCAGAAGAGCTCCCAAACACCCTGGCGGTGTGCCTAACCTGCCGGATTGGGTGGCGCAGGAAGCCTACTCGCACGAGGTGAGCAGCTGCGGTTTCTGGCCGGGCAGTGAGCCTGTAAACTACCCCGCTTTCTACTCCTACGCCTATCCGGAGCCGGCAGGCTTTAAAGAGGCTCCCGTAGAACCCGAAGCTGCCTTTTACCACCCCGAACTGGGCGAGTTCATCCTGCCCTACGATGCCGTTCGACAGGCCGAAGATCCTGAAAAAGCGCTGCTCCAGTTCCTGCACAGCACCTACAGCGCCGCCGCCGATCTGGCGGAGTGGGACCGGGAAGCCCTGGAGCTAGATATGTCGAAGCCGTAG
- a CDS encoding DUF3616 domain-containing protein, which translates to MNDQIKLCFSPDLSLNAEGKHVREGLSTAMLLGDNLWLSCDERTTIERLTRLPDGSFGKHHSFDVHAYLDLPAQDNSEIDIEAMGMDDHYLWLVGSHSLKRKKPKRHDSVTKQIKSLAKVRSDPNRYLLARIPVLQDRAIGEYTLYKEVEHPDQPGKVLRAGQVRGGKTSNLLTELMGQDEHIAPFMNIPGKDNGFDIEGLAAHGSRLFIGLRGPVLRGWAIVLEVEPEEDETGILHLKQLTNEKPYRKHFLNLRGKGIRELRISGNDIYLLAGPTMDLDGVIAIYRWPDALSKQGEQVVHNKELERLREVPHGTGENTGKDKAEGLAILDDQRVLVVFDSPTDARVVGENDVQADVLRLGE; encoded by the coding sequence ATGAACGATCAGATTAAACTTTGTTTTTCACCGGATTTGAGCCTGAATGCCGAAGGCAAACATGTGCGTGAAGGCCTTTCTACCGCCATGCTTCTTGGCGATAACCTGTGGTTGAGTTGTGATGAACGCACCACCATTGAGCGTCTTACCCGTTTACCCGACGGCTCTTTTGGCAAACACCACTCTTTTGATGTGCATGCATACCTGGATCTGCCTGCACAGGACAATAGCGAAATCGACATAGAGGCCATGGGAATGGATGATCATTACCTTTGGCTTGTTGGCTCCCACAGCTTAAAACGAAAGAAGCCCAAACGGCATGATTCTGTCACCAAACAAATCAAGTCCCTGGCAAAAGTCAGGAGTGACCCGAATCGCTACCTGCTGGCACGCATTCCTGTTTTACAGGATCGGGCAATAGGGGAGTATACCTTATACAAAGAAGTGGAGCACCCCGACCAGCCCGGAAAAGTGCTGCGTGCTGGCCAGGTGCGGGGCGGCAAAACCAGCAATCTATTAACAGAATTGATGGGACAGGATGAGCATATAGCACCTTTTATGAACATACCCGGCAAAGACAACGGGTTTGACATAGAAGGACTGGCCGCACACGGCAGCCGCCTCTTTATAGGGCTGCGTGGGCCGGTGCTCAGAGGCTGGGCCATTGTGCTGGAAGTAGAGCCTGAGGAAGACGAAACCGGTATTCTGCACCTAAAGCAGCTGACAAATGAGAAACCTTACCGGAAGCATTTTCTGAACCTGCGGGGCAAAGGTATACGGGAGCTGCGCATTTCCGGGAATGACATTTACCTGCTTGCCGGGCCCACCATGGATCTGGACGGTGTGATTGCCATCTACCGCTGGCCCGATGCACTGAGCAAGCAGGGGGAGCAGGTGGTGCATAACAAGGAACTGGAGCGCCTGCGCGAGGTACCGCACGGCACCGGCGAGAACACCGGGAAAGACAAAGCGGAAGGACTTGCCATACTCGATGATCAGCGGGTGCTGGTGGTGTTCGATAGCCCGACGGATGCACGTGTTGTGGGCGAGAACGATGTGCAGGCAGACGTGTTGCGGCTAGGGGAATAG
- a CDS encoding LexA family transcriptional regulator, which produces MKQNTIIYLLRDEGHELYQIEAFDILKVPYYASSISAGFPSLAEDYLDERINLNEFLVRNPADTYMLKVRGNSMEDANIKDGAILLIDRLLEPENGRIAVCYLENNFTVKTIRKRDGRLFLEAANAAYPAIEVTESMRMQVLGVVTFIILKAEEQ; this is translated from the coding sequence ATGAAACAAAACACTATTATTTATTTACTTCGTGATGAAGGACATGAGCTGTACCAGATCGAAGCGTTTGACATACTGAAGGTGCCTTACTATGCCTCCAGCATATCGGCTGGTTTTCCTTCGCTGGCCGAAGATTACCTAGACGAGCGTATAAATTTGAATGAGTTCCTGGTGAGGAATCCCGCTGATACATATATGCTGAAGGTGCGTGGAAATTCCATGGAGGATGCAAACATCAAGGATGGCGCTATTCTGTTAATAGATCGGCTGCTGGAACCTGAAAATGGCCGTATTGCTGTCTGCTACCTTGAAAATAATTTTACCGTAAAGACTATCCGCAAAAGAGACGGCAGGTTATTTCTGGAAGCCGCCAACGCTGCCTATCCTGCCATAGAGGTGACGGAATCTATGCGCATGCAGGTTCTCGGAGTTGTTACCTTTATCATTTTAAAGGCTGAAGAGCAATAG
- a CDS encoding DUF4393 domain-containing protein, translating into MLDKFLDKIPTDKIYEELLQPSFKNVGEALGTLFSMGNLILLPLKLHEQKARMKFDANLKRFAKKLEESEAEDICEVPPYVGLPILDKLTYLDQHELSEAFINLLTKASTKATIHLAHPSFINTLGNLCADEARILFHYKQAESIPRMDLYIHKHSLTGQNPVLPFHAELRPLEGEQSVNLAQEVHIKVAWNLTGIETFVKLDFPENVDVYTENLEKLGIIALETEVLLKKDLDTFQQLEQDIYQANILKSQKWVDSLNQKHPDVLYSLYPKKGYYYFTAYGKMFMKACIKELNETGEKS; encoded by the coding sequence ATGTTAGACAAATTTTTAGATAAGATACCTACTGACAAAATTTACGAAGAGCTTCTGCAGCCAAGCTTCAAAAATGTGGGAGAAGCTTTAGGAACCCTGTTCAGCATGGGAAACCTGATCCTGCTTCCCTTGAAGCTTCATGAGCAGAAAGCCAGAATGAAGTTTGATGCGAACCTGAAGCGGTTTGCTAAAAAGTTAGAGGAAAGTGAGGCTGAAGACATCTGCGAAGTGCCACCATATGTAGGTTTACCCATTTTAGACAAACTCACTTATTTAGACCAGCACGAGCTATCAGAAGCTTTTATCAATTTGCTTACAAAAGCATCCACAAAGGCGACTATTCACCTGGCGCATCCTTCTTTTATAAACACCCTGGGCAACCTCTGTGCCGACGAAGCCAGGATCCTGTTTCATTATAAGCAGGCAGAAAGTATACCCAGAATGGACCTGTACATTCATAAGCATAGCTTAACAGGCCAAAACCCTGTTCTTCCTTTTCATGCAGAGCTAAGGCCCCTGGAGGGAGAGCAAAGCGTTAACCTGGCACAGGAGGTGCACATAAAAGTGGCCTGGAACCTGACAGGTATAGAAACTTTCGTGAAGCTGGACTTCCCTGAGAATGTGGACGTGTACACGGAGAACCTGGAAAAGCTCGGCATTATAGCACTTGAAACAGAGGTACTACTGAAAAAGGACTTGGATACGTTCCAACAATTGGAGCAGGATATTTACCAAGCCAACATTCTGAAAAGCCAGAAGTGGGTAGATAGCCTTAACCAGAAACACCCGGACGTGCTTTACAGCCTGTATCCTAAAAAAGGATATTACTACTTTACAGCCTATGGCAAAATGTTTATGAAAGCCTGTATAAAAGAACTCAACGAAACCGGCGAAAAGAGTTAG
- a CDS encoding spore germination protein GerW family protein, with product MEDNNKPLNAAAPTFVERLAEKLGMAAESSTIYGEPVEREGITIIPVSKAMYGFGGGGGGGAKADEAGAGSGGGGGMAVTPVGYIEIKQGSTRFRPIRDPQTVVKVVAIGSLALLLTTKSIVEIFKNKKIVKLLKK from the coding sequence ATGGAAGACAACAATAAACCTTTAAATGCTGCTGCCCCCACATTTGTGGAACGGCTGGCCGAAAAGCTGGGCATGGCAGCTGAAAGCTCTACCATTTATGGGGAGCCGGTAGAACGGGAGGGCATTACAATTATTCCTGTTTCTAAAGCTATGTATGGTTTTGGCGGGGGTGGTGGCGGTGGCGCCAAAGCAGATGAGGCAGGCGCTGGCAGTGGCGGCGGCGGCGGCATGGCAGTAACCCCAGTAGGCTATATTGAGATAAAACAGGGAAGCACCCGCTTTCGCCCCATCCGCGACCCGCAAACGGTGGTAAAAGTAGTTGCCATCGGAAGTCTGGCGCTATTGCTAACCACAAAGAGCATTGTGGAAATATTCAAAAACAAGAAAATCGTAAAGCTTTTGAAGAAGTGA